Part of the Anopheles gambiae chromosome 3, idAnoGambNW_F1_1, whole genome shotgun sequence genome is shown below.
ttgtttgtttttgctccacGCCATTGGAAAGCATGGACAAGTAGGAAAAGAAGCGAGCGACGAAGCAGAGAAGAAAGGACTCTCTTTGCATTAAGCAGACAGCATCCCTGGTGGAATGTCGAGATAGTGTAAAGGATTATTATAAGTTCGGTTGCAAATATCTTGATAAAATACGTCTTGAGAGGACTGTTGGCCATGTCGAGTGTACGTATTAATGTACCGACAGTATCATGCATATGAAACACGACGATACTTGATGTGAGCGTAATAATGAAATGCTAAGAATGGTAAATTATACAAGGATTGAGCATATTTTCGATCCGCAACACTTGTGGAGTGGATTTGACAACTTAGTTGCAAAACGGTAATGCTTCAGTCTGTTTTGAATGGATACGATTGTATTTTTCTTCTATCAACAGATATTAGGATCAAATGAAACCATTCCAAACATCGGCAAACACATATTGCAGGAGTATTCTACATTGCTGTAAATGGAAGAAAGCACGTGTCATCGGGTAGAAAAGCCTGCAACTTCTAATCATTCCAAAACGCGTTTTTCTCTTTCTGCCACTGAGCAATAGTTTGATGCGCGAGAAAATGTAGATATCTGCGCATGGTACGTACAGGCATAAAACGAACACTATCTTTGAGGCGAACTACCTGCACCAGTTTCAATAGGTCGGTAGGTAAGTTCTGGAGCTCTAGCATACGCACGGACGGTAAATTATAATCTAAGGATATCAGTAACAATAATGAATGATATGTAAATGATGGTAGAAATTATTGACTGTAAGAAATAAGCATAGAGAGCAAGCGCATATTTCCCCGTAGGCAGGCATAGGCTTCTACTGCAATatcttgttgtttgttgcttttgttgcaGTATTATCACTGCTTCGACATTCAGATATATCtaatgaaatgcaaaaaaaaaaatgttattcaCTATTGAATATAGTTTTGTTTGGAATACAGCATGAGGATTTGTTTTTAGAACAGGATGCCAGTATCTAATTACACTATCTTCAGCCCTTGTTCGTTTAAATAGTCGGGATGACTTTACTAACTCTCCTGTGTCTCCGTAAAGAAGTGCAAATACTACAACATTAGGAAGTTATTATAATAATGTGAGATATCGCTAATCTTACTCTAGAGACAGAAACACGGCAAAGGACTATCGCGAAGCAAGGAATCCGTATGCATGTATTTATGAATATAAAACTGTAGTAATATTATCTCTACATTGTACACATTATTGTATTTTCCACTGCAAAATGCGCACTTGCGGATTGCAAGGACAGTAAATACATTATAATATACCAGAAagatacatatatacatatacacatacTTGCTTGCTGTGAAGGAAGCTTATCATATAATTAATAGAATgtaatgtgttgtgttttcccCCCTTAAGAGCAGATAGTGCAATAAGGGCAGTTGTTTACTATGGATGACGATAAATGATCTGTGAAAGGATGGGAAGGATAAGACATGAAGAGAGACATAGGGAAcgtatgtgggtgtgtgtgtgtacttatCATCGACGACAACATGATGCAAACGCTAAGCAAAAGATCGAGGATTGTTCCAACTAAATATTTACGTTCACATTGGTTAGTCCTTTCGTGCGaacgatttattttattttttcagatGAGCAGTTCAGATAAGACCATTATTATGAATAGTGCTTACGCGATTGAGGTGCAACGATATGTTATTGCTTGCCTACAATGAAAGATAAAATTATTCCCACATACTACTACGCAAGCTgcgggagttttttttttgcctcaaAATGAGTAGACGAAATGAAAATTGTAAATGATGTAGTTGTTAAACTGGCTTGTTTTTGCATGAGGATCACAGCTCTGGCGCGATCTAATAATCAGATTATTTTCCGCCTATTTCTTTCGTAACATTTGAAACATTACACATAAATTTCTACAGTTACAAATCGAGATGATTACATGCATATATAAATagggcaaaataaaataaaatagaaagatGATATATTGGGAATATATCAGAACAAGtgtatctttatttaaatGCTACAATTCCTTATGAACGaaacactgtgtgtgtttacatCTTATGTACATCTTTAAGTTTAAATTTTCCTGTTTTCACCCGCCAGCATTTGAttcaaaattttcatttttacatGTATCTAAATGTTACAAAATAATGTATGTATTACATCACCAGCGCCATATCCTGACCCTCAGGCTAGAGATTATCCTTTTCATAGGTTTTAAACATATTGTAGATATTTTGTAGCATTTTAGCTATTCATGATTATTTGTCTGCCTTTTGGTTTTTTATTCATCTTCATCCTCACCATCCAATAAGCTTTAGAATCCCACAGGTTAAGAAGTTCAGGAACTCCTTCTGAACCTTTCATATCCAATTTAAGCATTCtcgtattaaaaaaatagatttcaCCAAAAAAGCTGATAAGTTGTACTAAAAAGGGTGCAAGGCTCTTCCTGaaggttgttgtgttgttggctCTGAACACTATCACCCGCAGTGCAGAACCCGTCTTTGCGAGCTCGCTCACGTTCCAAATCGTGGCAATTTCCTCTCACTGGCGAGCGTTTTTTAAAGGCGTTGTGAGAGTTTTTGAGGGTTCAAGATtgccgccaaaaagctcgcgCTGGTGTGCTTGTATTGGtggataaaataaaatgaccaaaaaaattAACGCACTccacatcccccccccctccaccttCCCCTCATTGACCCCACGGGGTTCTACAATCCATGTGTGTGCCATATTACCctagtgccacaaatccactaaacgaccactaaacgggttctaaacgactccagctctctacctaaacggaacatataaagacttcgtttagcagacggtgaACAActgatgcattctaaaaatagcaaaaaagctggtggtgccgtctgttggtgggatagcactaggagagctttctccttCCCTGTGTGCTGTTAGAGTGTTTCTACATACTCCTAGAAAGCAGGTGAGACAATAACTGGCAGCATGCTTTGATAGcaactgacagcattttcggtcaGAGAAAATTTCTCGgaatgcaaagaacgatgaaggtgagaaaaaattgaatttgcaGTTGATGGTGAACGATCAATTGGAGTTAGTCTTTTTGCAGTCTAATAAGCACAGAagtattctttaaaaaaacaaaagaaacttttttgacttcattttagcgattaaatttttttcaacatcgATCCAAAAGTCCCATCTCGGTGCTCTTcggagcttctacacacactgGCGTGAGAGaccggttgtcaattctctcacagccatctatCACCTacagtctcggtgtatgtataAACGCTCTTATATGGTTTCGCAATGAAATTATGCATCACTTGAACTAGAActgcgatacgattgtttaaatactaatcTCCAATGTGAATCATTTATACAGAAGCAAGTACTCCGTCGCCGACCAATGCTGGCAGTCGCTGAAACCCGAACAACATTTGGCTCTCGCAACCCCCTTATTTGTATGTGCCGTCTATTAAATTCAGCTGACGATATTTATGAGCCTGGAATGACGATAACGGAACTGACTTCACTTTTAAGTGTTCGGAATGcgttcaacaataacaatatataaatgttctgttcgttatctaatgtgtattgtaaacaaattttgactCGAGAGTTCTTCATAGTCCATCGattaataaactaaactaaactaaactaaactaaactaaagtGAGACTTGGATAATGGCCGATGgcgttgatacccacgtatctgaccaaaCGAACAATCTTATAGAATTTTGCTCGTGTTGTTACGCCTGGTAACAATCCGTTTATTTTCGGTAGCTTTGCAGACTTTCTTGCAACTTGCACTCGCGTATAGGGTTTTCGCTgcacagttaaaaaaatagtctttCTTCTTTCGCATGACTTTTGCTACTGTCCCTTTGGCGATGGCGGCATTTTACTCGATCAGATCTCCTTGACCTTGTTGGCCCTAAAGTTGACCGTAGATGAACTGTCTCCTAATTGGCCCTAATGTTGGAGATCTAGCTGTCTCGTATTTTCGTCCTTGTCTGTATGTTAGAGCGCCATCTGAGGGATTTATTGCGACTTATTCGAGCTATTATCAAGATTGCTTGATGTATGTAAACATTCGCCTGACAGATCTCGCACGaggtcgatatcgtgccaacagcTCTCAAAATAAGAAGGCTATAAAGGACTGTAAGCGATCAGAGTTCCATCTGGTGCGCACATCTAGAACTACAGAACAAAAATGTGCAACGGGCTAGTTACGCTGGGactagggtaactgtaccagttttcggcagtgtaactattttcggcagggttgctaaaaacgtgaaattctgcacaaatgtggtaaaaaatttcacataacacaattttgtagtgaaagtgtaattatttgatattctAGTTCCTAGTTACGCAGGGACTACACACAAAGCTAGAGCAGGACAAACAGTGGTAGTATGCTTCACCGCAACTATAAAAACGGTGGCATGCTCCATACACGCTCTCTCCCGTCCTAAACGTTTCAACACCGACACGCGCATATCCGTCCGGCTTAACCAATACATTCTCTTCTCCAACAACTCTCGACCAAGCAAGAACTACTTTCGCGTCTCTCCCGAATTACCGTTCCGTGGCTTAAAAAATACGAATAAATCTATCATATTGTGAAAACGTAGTTCGCAAAGCGTGTTGCGTGCTTATTTAAAAAGTAGGGACCACATTTGTGGCGTCCTTAAAGGTCgattagatgaaacttgtcgaaacacatggTAAgaaaggacagcaatataatgatgaattatgatacgccatctattgagcaaaccagTGAAGCTATGAAGCTTCGTTTTTTTCAAGAAATATTCTATTTTCCTGTCAGATGCAGCGATATTCGAATGTCAAAAACCCTCCTCGGTATGTTGTACGGGGAACGCGAATGACAGGAgaaagcgaagaagaaaacaaaacaaatcggtGGACAGGGTTTGGCGAACAGCACCGATCAAGGAAGTATTGGTTGCGCGCTTCTCACGCGAAAACAAAGTGTATCCATATGGATTTCGATGACGCTATTGACTGAAATCATCAAATACAGCTAAACTATTCTTTAATAGTGACAAAAAAGTAATAGATCGTGTTCATGAGCTTCCAAAGcagtaaataattataataataataatagatttAGTTCAGCCCTCGTGTTCTCTGGCGTAAGATGGAGCGAACGCGAAGGCCGAGAAATGTAAACATGTACTTTTTGTTAGCTAACAATGCGGTTTCTTCTAACAatggatgtttgtttttttatttgtgcttTTCAGCCAGTCCAAGATCAGTACACGATTTTACGCTTAATAAACCAAGTAAAGCGACATTCCTGTATATGGGACGAAGCTGATTCCAACTATCGCAATTCAATCGCGAGAACGGAGGCTTGGAATGCTATAGCCAAACAAACCGGGATATTCGTCCCTATTCTTATGCGAAAGTGGCGAAGCTTGACTTGTTCGTATCGCAGAATTAAAGCCGAACTGATTAAAAAACAGGAACAACATCCCGGTAACGGCAATATTATGCTAGGCCAATGGGCGAGTAGAGAAGATTGATAAAATCCTTCTTTTACAGGCAAGAGCTTGAAATCATCCTGGTTCGCATATAATGCGATGGAGTTTTTGGAAAATATGCAAAGGGGCCACCGCAAAAGGGGAACGGTATGTGTAGTTCGTAGGAAAAGCTACATGCAATAACAGTTATGGTGTGATGGATACTAATAACCATTaatcaataataatgattCCTATTGCCATTGATCAATAGCTCAAATATTTACTTGCGGGAACAGCAGACCATAGCAGCGCTTCAAATGACAGCCAACTAGATGACTTTATCGATCAGGAAGAAGAGCACTTAGAAGAGATGGAAgaaatttttgaaattgaaccaGAAGCCCAATCGCCGGCAACAGATACCGAGTGCAATGAACATGATGCAGAGCTGAACGAAAACAGTCCAGCCACGAGTTGGATCCAGCCACAACCAGATACTGGAGACGAATATCAAGAAGATAATGAATTATCATTTGAAAAACGTTATCTTAACGAACAACGAAAATCGGTTCTACTATATGAGCTGAATGAAAAGCTCGAGAAGGATTTAGCTGAACAGAAAGCTAAGGTTGAGGTAGTAGTTTAACATTAGTGTCTGATTAATTAACCGTTAACTCCAATAGTCACCAACATGTGTTCGATTTATTTAAAGGTACAACGTTTGAAGATAGAACGCTTAGAGCAGAAATTGAAAGATACAGAACAAAAACTGGCAAGCTTCACAGAAAAACGACAAGTACATTTGAAAGAATTGGCTATTTCATACTTATAACAAATTAACTAGTGTTTTCTCTTGCAGGAAGATGACGACGAAATAACCTCGACTGGAGGGGCATATCCCAAAACTGCAGAAGTTTCCGGTGTATTAGGATGTCGCGAAAGTGTAACAGTACCTGCCACTCTGTCCGTTTCAAGTTCTCCAAATCGATGTGTAGAAGAGCAAACTGATCCGTTGTGCAGCGCGCTAGGTCCGAATCAATTGAGTGGCACTGTTTACGCGGGGAGAAGTATGAAAGTTTCTCAATTAATTACAAATTCGTTGAAAAGATTGCAAACTTCGGTTCAGCAACTGGCCAACAAAACTACGCGCCGTTATAGTGGCTTTGGAGATTTTATGGTCAGTGAACTGAATGAGATGGATGAGGCGACAAGCTTAAGATTGATAAATGAAATGACATCGTTGCTAAAAACGGCATCAGATGGTGTCGTTCGCAAGaacaaaaacgtaaacaaataaaGATGGCAAAACTAAAGTTACAGGACACGTAACTTTATAAAGCAGGTAGCAGTTACTCGTTTGGCGAACATCCAACGTGTGCGATTTCTCCGCATTTCAGTATTTTTTACTCAAACCTGTCGCAAAAGAAAATAGAGTAAGTAGATAGAAACACTTGTTGTGAATATATTGCATACTCTTCCTCATCATGTAATAATAAAGTTCAATAAATTTGATATACGGTGCGATCAACCGTTCGATAATCCAAAAATCTTTTCGACAGCTTCCGATACTCGCCACTAGATGGCGTTAGTGAATCCAGTTGGACTAGCCCAGTGGTCGGCAATCTTTGCGGTAGAAAAACCAATTTTATACAAAACGAAGTGAAGAGCCAAATTGATAAATCAACCATACAAAATGTGAGAGTTCTATAAAATTCTATATTCTATAAAGTTCTATAAAAGCAAAAATCTAAATGAaaggtcgtgtggtcagatcccaagcgccacagattaagcttaaacgactggaaaattgaatatccatagaaaaaaaaatgaaagctccacagcttcattggtttgatcaatagatggcgtattacaactcatcattatattgctatccttttcttgcaatgtgtttcgacaagtttcaatttatcatgacctatatagccttctaacattctgagcaaaaatctaaatgaatggtcgtgtggtcagatacgtgggtatcaacacaaacgaccattactcaaatctcacttgcttcagtgctggtggtttccattggagtttagtatttaaacaatcgtatcgccgttctagttctagcgatgcataacttcaatgcgaaaccatacaacagtacagaggaaatgagaaagctctcctccaagtgatgaagctcaactggttggggtatcccaccaacagagagcgccaccagttttttcgctatttttagaatgcatgagtcgtttgccgtctgctaaacgaagtctttctatattccgtttaggtagagaacttgagtcgtttagaaggcgttcagtggtcgtttagtggatttgtggcacttgggatggcaccaccagctttttgctatttatagaatgcttgagtcgtttgccgtcttctaaacgaagtctttttatattccgtttaggttgagagcttgagtcatttagaacccgtttagtgatcgtttagtggatttgtggcacttggaaAAAGCTATGgacctttaatttttttacatggatatttcattttccagtcgtttaagtttaatctgtggcgcttgggtagaCCTCGTTTAGGAGTCATTTATGGAggtggcaacgctttgttgcgtacgattttatcggacggcctgtcaaaattttacatgggatttgacagataacgtcggacgagcGATTTCGTCGTCGACGGAATCAAATTTTTTGATACCGTCGTTTCgtcgcatccgattttatctgttaATCTAATTATGTTGGTCATGTAGGAacaatattaaattattttttataatggTTAAACTATGCAAAGCATCAAGATAATCGCAATATGAACCGAAATAGCGTTTGACAGCagcgtccgataaaatcgcattgGATCAGTCTCACCGCGGCTTTACCTATGCGTGTTGCATTAAAAGTTCTGCTCTGTTAAGAGTTCTACGGTTTCCAAGTGTATAGGTACCGTAAGCCAATGcttttacaataaaataattgttaaTTGGGCATCCCTTGATATCGGTAAGTGACGTTTGGGCTACAACCCTGGCAGACAGTTGTTGTCATTTTTCTTCAATAGTTTTTGTGAATCTTCAAAGGAAAAAATCTACTTTTTGGAGGCTCCGTCAACGAAGAGCTAGAAGGAATTTTCCAGATGAGATATCTTGGTGCGTTACCAAAAAGGCTTAAGAATTTCTAATCTGAAAGCAATCATTATCGTTGTCGTTACCGGGAGCTGCTGTGATTGTGAATTTCCAGGGTTAggggaagaagagaaaaaatatgaattttcTGTCGGCCATTTTGGCCGGTATTGGTTTTCGGTGTTGCAAATAGAGTAAAGAGAACGgaagacagaaagagagacatTGTGGGAACAAAAGTTACAGGAGAAGAACATTGGCGAATTTGGTTCGACTGAAAATCGTCCAGGTACCGGGGCCGAAAGGGAATGATAGTGCACCGTCCGTAAAATTGTAACTTTCCTAATTGATAATAAGTagatgtgttggtgtgttcgGTGCGTAGGATTGTGGTGCAGTTTCGACCAGAAGGAGTGCAGAAGGCGTATctgatattttttgttgccgAAAGGACCCATAAGTTCTTATCGATTTTCTTTGCGTATTACTTATTACCTAGTTATTTGTGCACGGCCCAGTTCGGAGAGATGCATTGTGTTTGACTCTGTGGCAGAGGAAAATGTTTGGTATAAGAAAACTGTACCGATGGTAGATAAATTGTTAAAGTTTTTGGGAATAAATGTGTACGAAGAGCACGTAGAACACGGTGTGTTCATGGCGAATGGTGGTAGTTAATGCGTAAAATTTCAACAGAAATCGTTTAGAATAGTTAATTAATACGTTTTTTACGATTAATACGTAATGACAACATATACGAGACATTTTCTTATTGTTCTTATTATAAGATTTTTGCGGTTTGCGTAAATTTAGGTGAATTGTGTTGGGCGTG
Proteins encoded:
- the LOC133392739 gene encoding liprin-alpha-2-like → MERTRRPRNPVQDQYTILRLINQVKRHSCIWDEADSNYRNSIARTEAWNAIAKQTGIFVPILMRKWRSLTCSYRRIKAELIKKQEQHPGKSLKSSWFAYNAMEFLENMQRGHRKRGTLKYLLAGTADHSSASNDSQLDDFIDQEEEHLEEMEEIFEIEPEAQSPATDTECNEHDAELNENSPATSWIQPQPDTGDEYQEDNELSFEKRYLNEQRKSVLLYELNEKLEKDLAEQKAKVEVVV